A genomic stretch from Diprion similis isolate iyDipSimi1 chromosome 1, iyDipSimi1.1, whole genome shotgun sequence includes:
- the LOC124407950 gene encoding zinc finger protein 830: protein MSLKNVKKKVTQTDLRRVMNEHKKKLTTVTRIESPIAKYTDSGQLICILCKTMVRTEAVWNIHLNSKAHKENISLAKKEHSEPPKPAPIVPHSFKRPTSSASVEVPNKKLKSILKNGPAVPSALPDDFFDKTSATQPHRNVQAAKIEVTKESAESEDVEMEEKEEEKDLSQAQLPEGFFDDPIMDAKVRNVEYKDPIEEEWEKFQKEIKEEAAQSAQIIADDQEEATTERQLDEIEEQMRHWSRVLELERRREEVLEHVERKSAAVEEEVSSGDEAEFDEFLDWRAKKSYK from the exons ATGTCTCTGAAAAACGTTAAGAAGAAAGTGACGCAAACAGATTTGCGTCGAGTTATGAATGAGCATAAAAAGAAGCTGACCACGGTCACGAGAATCGAATCACCGATCGCAAA GTACACAGATTCGGGTCAGCTGATATGCATACTCTGCAAAACAATGGTGCGCACCGAAGCGGTATGGAATATCCACCTGAACTCCAAGGCTCACAAAGAAAACATCAGTCTCGCCAAAAAGGAACATTCCGAGCCTCCCAAACCTGCTCCGATCGTTCCGCACAGTTTTAAACGGCCTACATCTTCTGCGAGCGTGGAAGTACCGAACAAAAAACTAAagagtattttgaaaaatggccCTGCAGTGCCATCGGCATTGCCAGACGATTTCTTCGACAAAACATCCGCAACTCAACCTCATCGTAATGTTCAGGCGGCCAAAATTGAGGTGACGAAGGAATCGGCGGAAAGTGAGGATGTCGAGATggaagagaaggaggaggaaaaggatCTCAGTCAGGCTCAGCTTCCGGAAGGCTTTTTCGACGATCCTATCATGGACGCTAAG GTAAGAAACGTCGAGTACAAAGACCCGATTGAAGAAGAGTgggaaaagtttcaaaaagaGATTAAAGAGGAAGCTGCACAGTCGGCTCAGATCATAGCTGATGATCAGGAGGAAGCGACGACCGAGAGGCAATTGGACGAAATAGAAGAACAGATGCGACACTGGTCCAG AGTCCTAGAGCTGGAACGGCGCAGGGAAGAAGTGCTGGAGCATGTCGAAAGAAAGAGCGCAGCTGTAGAGGAGGAAGTTTCCAGCGGAGACGAGGCTGAGTTCGACGAGTTCCTCGATTGGCGGGCTAAAAAATCATACAAGTAA